In a single window of the Vicugna pacos chromosome 8, VicPac4, whole genome shotgun sequence genome:
- the SF3B5 gene encoding splicing factor 3B subunit 5, with protein sequence MTDRYTIHSQLEHLQSKYIGTGHADTTKWEWLVNQHRDSYCSYMGHFDLLNYFAIAENESKARVRFNLMEKMLQPCGPPADKPEEN encoded by the coding sequence ATGACAGACCGCTACACCATCCACAGTCAGCTAGAGCATCTGCAGTCCAAGTACATCGGCACAGGCCACGCCGACACCACCAAGTGGGAGTGGCTGGTGAACCAGCATCGCGACTCCTACTGCTCCTACATGGGCCACTTCGACCTGCTCAACTACTTCGCCATTGCCGAGAATGAGAGCAAAGCGCGAGTCCGCTTCAACTTGATGGAGAAGATGCTGCAGCCTTGCGGCCCGCCAGCGGACAAGCCAGAGGAGAACTGA